A window of Rufibacter sp. LB8 contains these coding sequences:
- a CDS encoding DUF4199 domain-containing protein → MEQRRTTVQKTGTYYGIMTGIAAIVYMVIIKLLGLIENVSLHFVTGIILVIGVVMAIKSHKQKKDGNLNYLEGIGVGFVVGLVAAILFTIFQLLADSVFNLAMSYPYMADDAYGEGGSIGLMAILWILFGSVIGTFVGYLAMQFFKRPDHKMSN, encoded by the coding sequence ATGGAACAACGTAGGACAACGGTACAGAAAACTGGTACCTATTACGGAATAATGACGGGCATTGCAGCAATTGTCTATATGGTCATCATCAAGCTCCTGGGCTTGATTGAAAACGTATCGCTCCATTTTGTGACCGGTATTATTCTGGTCATAGGGGTTGTGATGGCCATTAAAAGCCATAAACAAAAAAAAGACGGCAACCTCAATTACCTGGAAGGGATAGGCGTTGGCTTTGTAGTGGGCCTGGTGGCAGCTATTTTGTTTACGATCTTCCAACTTTTGGCAGACTCAGTGTTCAATCTGGCCATGAGTTATCCTTATATGGCAGATGATGCTTACGGCGAAGGCGGTTCTATTGGCTTGATGGCTATCTTGTGGATCCTGTTCGGGTCAGTGATTGGAACCTTCGTGGGTTATTTGGCCATGCAGTTCTTTAAACGCCCAGATCATAAGATGAGTAATTAA
- a CDS encoding ABC-F family ATP-binding cassette domain-containing protein, protein MISTSNVSLRYGKRTLFEDVTIKFSPGNCYGLIGANGAGKSTFLKILSGEIDPNTGTVDIPAKARMAVLKQNHYEYDEFPVLQTVIMGHKRLYEIMTEKDAIYAKEDFSEDDGMRASELEAEFADMEGWNAEYEAGELLSGLGIQPDMHYTLMKDLGGNEKIRVLLAQALFGNPDILLLDEPTNHLDAESIMWLENFLDNFQNTVIVVSHDRHFLDAVCTHVADIDYSKIQLYAGNYSFWYESSQLASKQRTDANKKTDDKRKELQAFIARFSANASKSKQATSRAKLLEKLTLEDIKPSSRRYPYIQFKQEREAGNQLLQVDELAMSHEGETLFKNVSFMVDKSDKIAVISRNDLAATTFFKIIMGEAKQDKGEFKWGTTISTAYFPKDNAEFFHTDDNLVDWLRQFSVEKDESFIRGFLGRMLFSGEESLKKASVLSGGEKVRCMLSRMMLQSGNMLVLDEPTNHLDLESITALNNGLKDFQGSLLFSSHDLQFVDTIANRIIELTPNGIIDKRMSYDEYLTDESIKELRAKMYKEKSMA, encoded by the coding sequence ATGATCAGCACCAGTAACGTAAGCCTTAGATACGGCAAGCGCACCTTGTTTGAAGACGTCACCATTAAGTTTTCGCCGGGCAACTGTTACGGCCTCATTGGGGCCAACGGTGCCGGCAAGTCCACTTTCCTGAAAATCCTTTCGGGGGAAATTGACCCCAATACCGGCACGGTAGACATTCCGGCCAAAGCCCGTATGGCGGTGCTCAAGCAGAACCATTATGAGTATGATGAGTTTCCGGTGCTCCAGACGGTGATCATGGGCCACAAGCGGCTGTATGAGATCATGACCGAAAAAGACGCCATCTACGCAAAGGAAGATTTCAGCGAGGATGACGGCATGCGCGCCTCTGAGCTGGAAGCCGAATTTGCCGACATGGAAGGCTGGAATGCCGAATACGAAGCCGGAGAATTATTGAGTGGTCTGGGCATTCAGCCTGACATGCACTACACCTTAATGAAGGACCTGGGCGGGAACGAGAAAATACGTGTGTTGCTGGCGCAGGCCTTGTTCGGTAACCCAGATATTCTGCTGCTGGATGAACCTACCAACCACCTGGACGCCGAGTCTATCATGTGGCTGGAGAACTTCCTTGATAATTTCCAGAACACTGTGATTGTGGTTTCCCACGACCGCCACTTTCTGGATGCCGTGTGTACGCACGTGGCCGACATTGACTACAGCAAGATTCAACTGTACGCCGGTAACTACTCGTTCTGGTATGAGTCCAGCCAACTGGCTTCTAAGCAGCGCACCGACGCCAACAAGAAAACCGATGACAAGCGCAAGGAACTGCAGGCCTTTATTGCCCGTTTCAGCGCCAACGCGTCTAAATCTAAGCAAGCTACTTCCCGCGCCAAATTGCTGGAGAAACTGACCCTGGAAGACATCAAACCGTCAAGCCGCCGGTACCCTTATATTCAGTTCAAGCAAGAACGTGAGGCCGGAAACCAGTTGCTGCAGGTGGATGAACTGGCTATGAGCCATGAAGGCGAAACGTTGTTCAAGAACGTTTCTTTCATGGTGGACAAGAGCGACAAGATTGCGGTGATCAGCCGGAATGACCTGGCGGCCACCACGTTCTTCAAGATCATCATGGGTGAGGCGAAGCAGGACAAAGGTGAATTCAAGTGGGGCACCACCATCAGCACCGCCTATTTCCCCAAAGACAACGCTGAGTTCTTCCATACCGATGACAACCTGGTAGATTGGCTAAGACAGTTCTCTGTGGAGAAAGACGAGAGTTTTATCAGAGGTTTCCTGGGGCGCATGTTGTTCTCCGGCGAGGAATCTTTGAAGAAAGCGAGCGTGTTGTCTGGTGGCGAGAAAGTGCGTTGTATGCTATCTCGCATGATGCTGCAGAGCGGCAACATGCTGGTGCTGGACGAACCTACCAACCACCTTGACCTGGAATCCATCACGGCCTTGAACAACGGGCTAAAAGATTTCCAAGGGTCCCTCCTGTTCAGTTCCCATGACTTGCAATTCGTGGACACCATTGCCAACCGCATCATTGAACTCACGCCCAACGGCATCATTGACAAGCGCATGAGCTATGATGAATACCTCACAGATGAGAGCATCAAAGAACTTCGGGCCAAAATGTACAAAGAGAAATCAATGGCCTAA
- a CDS encoding alpha/beta hydrolase, translating into MKNYLLSLLALFFLNLPNIYAQSVAESVGTSLELTTANGTLKGTLLLPASSKPVKVVLLISGSGPTDRDGNNPIMKNNSLKLVAEALYAQGVATLRYDKRGIAESKEAAIPEQDLRFDHYVKDATAWLQKLKTDKRFSKVIVLGHSEGSLIGMVAAREAMADGFISVAGPGQSADKVIRQQLQAQPKMVTDMALPILDQLVQGKPVAEVNPMLASLFRPSIQPYIISWFQYDPQVEIKKLSVPVLVVQGTQDLQVTEQEAQLLKAAQPKSKLAVIEGMNHVLKETTADKAANASTYNQPALALAPKLMPEIIGFIATVK; encoded by the coding sequence ATGAAAAATTATCTGCTTTCTTTGCTTGCTTTATTTTTCCTGAATCTTCCCAACATATACGCGCAGAGTGTGGCAGAATCTGTGGGCACTTCGCTGGAACTTACCACGGCCAACGGCACACTCAAAGGCACTTTGCTACTTCCGGCTTCTTCCAAACCTGTAAAAGTGGTGCTGTTGATTTCCGGCTCTGGCCCCACCGACCGTGACGGGAACAATCCCATCATGAAAAACAACAGCTTGAAGCTGGTAGCCGAAGCACTCTATGCCCAGGGCGTGGCCACGCTGCGCTATGATAAACGTGGGATTGCTGAAAGCAAGGAGGCTGCCATTCCGGAGCAGGACCTTAGGTTTGACCACTACGTGAAAGACGCCACTGCCTGGCTCCAGAAATTGAAAACTGATAAGCGCTTCAGCAAAGTCATAGTGTTAGGCCACAGCGAAGGTTCTTTGATTGGCATGGTGGCCGCCCGTGAAGCAATGGCTGATGGTTTTATCTCGGTGGCCGGTCCGGGCCAATCTGCTGATAAAGTCATACGGCAGCAATTGCAGGCCCAACCCAAGATGGTGACCGACATGGCCCTGCCTATTCTGGACCAGCTGGTGCAAGGGAAACCGGTGGCCGAGGTGAACCCCATGTTGGCATCATTGTTCAGACCCAGCATTCAGCCCTACATCATTTCCTGGTTTCAGTATGACCCGCAAGTTGAAATCAAGAAACTTTCTGTGCCGGTGTTGGTGGTACAAGGAACGCAGGATTTGCAGGTTACTGAGCAGGAAGCACAACTTCTCAAGGCAGCCCAGCCCAAAAGCAAATTGGCAGTGATAGAAGGCATGAACCATGTGCTCAAAGAAACCACCGCAGACAAAGCCGCCAACGCCTCTACCTATAACCAACCTGCCTTGGCCTTGGCTCCTAAATTAATGCCTGAAATCATTGGGTTTATAGCTACCGTTAAATAA